A genomic stretch from Anopheles nili chromosome X, idAnoNiliSN_F5_01, whole genome shotgun sequence includes:
- the LOC128729200 gene encoding kinesin heavy chain gives MSGVREIPAEDSIKVVCRFRPLNDSEELAGSKFVVKFPSGPEENCLSIGGKVYLFDKVFKPNATQEKVYNEAAKSIVSDVLAGYNGTIFAYGQTSSGKTHTMEGVIGDPAKQGIIPRIVNDIFNHIYTMEMNIEFHIKVSYYEIYMDKIRDLLDVSKVNLSVHEDKNRVPYVKGASERFVSSPEEVFEVIEEGKSNRHIAVTNMNEHSSRSHSVFLINVKQENMENEKKLSGKLYLVDLAGSEKVSKTGAEGTVLDEAKNINKSLSALGNVISALADGNKTHIPYRDSKLTRILQESLGGNARTTIVICCSPASFNESETKSTLDFGRRAKTVKNVVCVNEELTAEEWKRRYEREKDKNTKLKGKIEKLEAELARWRAGETVNVEEQLDLQQDAMEASTPNVEVLLAQPADLPVPATPGGGGLPLSAERDTLEVERERLYQQLDEKDEEINQQSQYVEKLKEQIIDQEELIANTRRDYENLQSEMTRIQQENENAKEEVKEVLQALEELAVNYDQKSQEIELKNKEIDTVNDELLQKQTALNSVQSELQQLKDMSSHQKKRINEMLTNLLRDLSEVGQALAADQNEMKMNVEATAGKVEEEFTVARLYISKMKSEAKNLSARCANLETLQQDTCRKAGDYEKKLSECQLLISQHEARMKSLQESMREAENKKRTLEENIDALREECAKLKAAEQVSAVNAEEKQRADQLRVAFESQMDQLRDVHTKQVSALRDEISEKQELINELKDTNQKLTLAHQQMTADYEKLKQEEQEKSSKLQTLMLTDERREQARKDLKGLEDTVAKELQSLHALRKLFVLDLQARIKKSLNSEDTEDDGGSLAQKQKISFLENNLEQLTKVHKQLVRDNADLRCELPKLEKRLRTTVERVKALETALKEAKEGAMRDRKRYQYEVDRIKEAVRQKNLARRGPQAQIAKPIRAGQGQYLFKSGGTGAGNAAPGGGTAITPKAMSDEKRKSQIKDMDS, from the exons GGCAAAGTGTACCTCTTCGATAAAGTGTTCAAACCGAACGCAACACAAGAGAAGGTGTACAATGAGGCGGCAAAGTCGATCGTCTCGGACGTCCTGGCCGGCTACAACGGCACGATCTTCGCCTACGGTCAAACGTCCTCCGGTAAAACGCACACGATGGAGGGCGTAATCGGTGACCCGGCCAAGCAGGGCATCATACCGCGCATCGTGAACGACATCTTCAACCACATCTACACGATGGAGATGAACATCGAGTTCCACATCAAGGTGTCGTACTACGAGATCTACATGGACAAGATCCGCGATCTGCTGGACGTGTCGAAGGTGAACCTGAGCGTGCACGAGGACAAGAACCGGGTGCCGTACGTAAAGGGTGCATCGGAGCGGTTCGTCTCCAGCCCGGAGGAGGTGTTCGAGGTGATCGAGGAGGGCAAATCGAACCGGCACATCGCTGTGACCAACATGAACGAGCACTCGTCCCGTTCGCACTCGGTCTTTCTGATCAACGTGAAGCAGGAGAACATGGAGAACGAGAAGAAGCTGTCCGGCAAGCTGTACCTGGTCGATCTGGCCGGTTCCGAGAAGGTGTCGAAGACGGGCGCCGAAGGTACGGTGCTGGATGAGGCGAAGAACATCAACAAATCGCTGTCGGCGCTGGGCAACGTGATCTCCGCCCTGGCCGACGGTAACAAGACACACATCCCGTACCGTGACTCCAAGCTGACGCGTATCCTGCAGGAATCGCTCGGTGGTAACGCGCgcaccaccatcgtcatctGCTGCTCGCCTGCAAGCTTCAACGAGTCGGAAACGAAGTCGACACTTGATTTCGGTCGCAG AGCGAAGACGGTCAAGAACGTGGTATGCGTGAACGAAGAGCTAACGGCTGAGGAGTGGAAACGGCGAtacgagcgagagaaggaCAAGAACACCAAGCTGAAGGGAAAGATCGAAAAGCTGGAAGCGGAATTGGCCCGATGGCGTGCAGGCGAAACGGTCAACGTCGAGGAGCAGCTCGATTTGCAGCAGGACGCGATGGAGGCAAGCACACCGAACGTGGAGGTGTTGCTGGCCCAGCCGGCTGATCTGCCTGTTCCGGCGACACCGGGCGGTGGAGGCTTGCCGTTGTCGGCCGAGCGGGACACGCTCGAGGTCGAGCGGGAACGCTTGTACCAGCAGctggacgaaaaggacgaggAGATCAACCAGCAGTCGCAGTACGTGGAGAAGCTGAAGGAGCAGATCATCGATCAGGAGGAGCTGATCGCGAACACGCGCCGCGACTACGAGAACCTGCAGTCGGAGATGACTCGCATCCAGCAGGAGAACGAGAACGCGAAGGAGGAGGTTAAGGAGGTGCTGCAGGCGCTCGAGGAGCTCGCAGTCAACTACGACCAAAAGTCGCAGGAGATCGAACTGAAGAACAAGGAGATCGATACGGTGAACGACGAGCTGCTGCAAAAGCAGACGGCGCTGAACAGCGTCCAGTCGGAGCTGCAGCAGTTGAAGGATATGTCGTCGCATCAGAAGAAGCGCATCAACGAGATGCTGACGAACCTGCTGCGCGATCTGTCAGAGGTTGGGCAGGCGCTGGCAGCCGACCAAAACGAGATGAAGATGAACGTGGAGGCGACGGCCGGCAAGGTTGAGGAAGAGTTCACCGTCGCCCGGCTGTACATCAGCAAGATGAAGTCGGAGGCCAAGAACCTGTCGGCTCGGTGCGCCAACCTCGAGACGCTCCAGCAGGACACCTGCCGGAAGGCGGGCGATTACGAGAAGAAGTTGAGCGAATGTCAGCTGCTGATCTCGCAGCACGAGGCTCGCATGAAGTCACTGCAGGAGTCGATGCGTGAGGCCGAGAACAAGAAGCGTACGCTGGAGGAGAACATCGACGCATTGCGGGAGGAATGCGCCAAGTTGAAGGCGGCCGAACAGGTGTCGGCGGTGAATGCGGAGGAGAAGCAGCGTGCCGATCAGCTGCGGGTTGCGTTCGAGAGTCAGATGGATCAGCTGCGGGATGTCCACACCAAGCAGGTGTCGGCACTTCGGGACGAGATCTCCGAGAAGCAGGAGCTGATCAACGAACTGAAGGA TACGAACCAAAAGCTGACCCTTGCCCACCAGCAGATGACGGCCGATTACGAGAAGCTGAAGCAGGAGGAGCAAGAGAAGTCATCCAAGTTGCAGACGCTAAT GCTTACCGACGAAAGACGCGAGCAGGCACGCAAGGATCTCAAGGGATTGGAAGACACGGTAGCGAAGGAGCTCCAATCGCTACACGCTCTTCGCAAGCTGTTCGTTCTGGATCTGCAG GCGCGCATCAAGAAGTCGCTAAACTCGGAGGACACCGAGGACGACGGTGGTTCGCTGGCGCAAAAGCAGAAGATATCGTTCCTCGAGAACAACCTCGAGCAGTTGACGAAGGTCCACAAGCAGCTCGTGCGGGATAACGCGGATCTGCGGTGCGAGCTGCCGAAGCTCGAGAAGCGCCTCCGGACGACGGTTGAGCGCGTGAAGGCCCTCGAGACGGCGCTGAAGGAAGCGAAGGAGGGTGCGATGCGCGACCGGAAGCGCTACCAGTACGAGGTGGACCGCATCAAGGAGGCCGTTCGCCAGAAGAACCTGGCCCGTCGCGGACCGCAAGCACAAATCG CTAAGCCAATTCGGGCCGGACAGGGACAATATTTGTTCAAGAGCGGTGGTACGGGAGCGGGCAATGCGGCCCCTGGTGGCGGAACCGCTATCACCCCCAAGGCAATGTCGGACGAAAAGCGAAAGTCCCAGATTAAGG ATATGGATAGTTGA